From the Oryctolagus cuniculus chromosome 17, mOryCun1.1, whole genome shotgun sequence genome, the window tgaagatgctgcttgggacaagcacatccccttctggagtgcctggctccatttctgatccctgtttcctgccagggagtgccctgggatgtgtcaggtggtgcttccctaaatacccagaaatggaaaggctgcaacttatggtaggtgtgtgtttttaagaaactgtcagtctattttcattatattttttttttcaaatttatcatttcgaaagtttctgtggaaggaagagagagaaacacacacaaacacatcttttcttttttttttctttttgacaggcagagtggacagtgagagacagaaacagagagaaaggtcttccttttgccattggttcaccctccaatggccgccgtggccggcgcatcgcgctgatccaaagccagaagccaggtgcttttcctggtctcccatgcgggtgcagggcccaaggacttgggccatcctccactgcactcccgggccataccagagagctggcctggaagaggggcaaccgggacagaatctggcgccccgaccgggactagaacccagtgtgccagcgccgcaaggcggaagattagcctattgagccacggtgccgaccacatgttttcattaggtagtttactccccaaatgtctgcgacatgcagggctgggccaggccaaagccaggagctcagaaactagtttggttttccatgtgaggagcaagaactcaagtccttggggcatcacccactgccttccagggtacatgttagcaggaagctagggtggagcagagccgggacttggatccaggcattctgatgtgggattggagtatcccaggtagtggcttaacggctgcaccaaatacctgccatcataaacagtttaatttttatttgttttattttttaaagcttttatgtaatgaatgccaatttcataggtacaactttaggaatatagtgttttttcctccatacctgccctcccacccccactcccgtcctacctcctactccctctcccatcccattcttcattaagattcacttttgattgactttatatacaaaagagcaactctatactaagtaaagatttcaacactttgcaccaaccccccaccccacaacataaaaagtactgtttgagaacaagttttgcagttaattctcatagtacagctcattaaggacagagttcctacagggggggtaagtgcaaacagcttcatttctaatacccccaaattggaacaacctaagtgttcacaaataggtgaatagataaactatggtaggttacacgtagtgggccaggctctttctaaccaatagaataaccaatggttgagttgttacagatgactaatgttacttctttgggtccagggaaagcttcatatagaaagaaaaaaaaaagaaattatcaactcccaacttgactctcactgggattaaacatgacaataggtctgatctgatttcatcatcatttaaaaaaatcatctattatttttcactttatgtttctgtgtgggagcaaactgctgaaatccttacttaatgtatactaagctactactgctttcccaggccatagcagagagctggatcagaagtggagcagctgggacttgaaccagctcccatatgggaggccggcactgcaggtgccagcttgacccactacgccacagcgctggcctctgctcATTGTTATTAGTACCATTTCATCTTATATTTTAGACTCAGGAATACTGGTAGCTTGCTGAAGTGCTTCTCACTCCCAGTGACAAACTTTGGACAGTGACTTGGGAGGTATTAAGATCCAAATATTCTGACCACCCCAAGGCCCTCCGAGACCGACCAGAGGAAGCGGGTCCTCTGTGAGCTGGAGGTCTAATCCCCCTCTGTTGATTGGTTCTCAGTGATCCAGGGGAAAGAAAGCACCAGAACACCCGGTATTTGATTTAAAAGTCTACACCTTGGGGATGTGTTTTCGGGTTCTTGGAGACTGACTTAATGGAAGAAGAGAGGTGAGAGTTCTTGCTGGTGCTGTGCCCCTGGGGAGGGCTTGACTCCCTCGGAGGCTTCTAGAAGCAGTcctgcttttcttgcctgtgGCCCCTGTTACtgcatacaataaatatttgacaacattttaatttctcGCCACCTGGCTAGAATTGCTTACGAATATCACACCCATGAATGTAAGCAATTAAGTATTTTATAAGCACCGCTGAGATGCCAATATCAGAAAACAGGACTTGCAGGTGACAGAGGCGGGACGGTCACTCCGTGTTTTCCTCGGGGGCTTCGCTCTCTTCACCTTCTGCCGAGGACTCTGGAGGGGGCGTTTTCTTGGCGGGGGCCTCGCTGAGCTCCCTgtgggaagagagcagagcaAGGCTTCCACTCCTGCCACTCTCCCCGCCTCCCCAAACTCAGTACGGTGAAGTGGCCCTGTCAAGGACCCTGCGTCCTTGTCAGGAAACTCTTCCTTTACGGAAGGCTCCTTGTCTGGGGGCAAGTCCTTGGCTTTCTTGCGTGTGCCACCgaaagggctgagcagacgcCTCAGCCAGAGTGGCCACCTCAGCCGGAAGAAGCCCtaggaaagacaaaaagacatGTGAATTGAGCATTTTCCCTGCTGTCTCCAGCCACACACTGCAGCCTCCTCCCATTTACCTGAGTCTCATCTTCCGAACACTTTCTAGGCACTGATTGGTGAAAGCTCCTtggggaaaaacacacacaagacCATTAGAGACGAGTGCCATTGTTCACTTCTCACAGTGTGCATCTCCGGTCTTCCTGGGACGACACATGCACCTCAGCCATCACTGCAGTGAGTGCTCACTACAAGCCTGGGGTCTCAGATGCAGTACCCAGGGCGCTGGGCTTCCAGGAGCCCTCTGTCCCTACAGACCTGCAGTGTCTCTGGGGAGACTTTTGTCTGTTGTCAGTCCCAGTGCCTTTCTCAGCCAAGTGTGCTTGCGCAGTGGGacacactgcaccaccacacgGGGCAGAAGTATTTTCTCTCTCCAGAGGCATTTGACACCTGCCCCTTTAGGATTTAGCCTCACAAGCATCATTCACTGGGGTGTAGGGAGAAAATGCTTGTGTTTCCATAGCTGCTCTAGTCCCCTATAAATTGAATCCTATGAAGCAATGTCCGAGTCCAATAGCAACGTTACCCAGCTCAAAGATTTTTCTCACTGCAGGGTGTCTGTCACTGATGGAAGATTGAGTTGTGAAACCagtttaaagggcaaaaccagtGTGGAAATACAAGGTACCCTTTTTGAATatgattaaaacagaaaaagagtgcATTGTTTCAGCAACTGCTTGTGTCTACAGAGCGTGTGGGTATTGATTTGCAATAGAAATTGTAGCACACAGCCCAAGCTCACTATGACCAAGGGAGAAGTCCCTGGCTGGGGAGgaaccttcctctctgtaatactCACTGGCAGTGTGACTATGGGACCAGTATTGTCCCTTTCTCCTTGTATCCTTACCATAACAGGGAGAGACAAACGGTCTGAGAAGGTGTGAATAAAAGGCATAGGCAGCGGGGGTCTGGAAACCAGTAAGTTTTCCAGCCACCTCATACGTTTTACTCTCCAGCAGCCTTGAGGGCGACTGTCCCCCTTCCCCCAGTGTCATGTGTCTTTCCATAGCCCTTCTCCGAGCCTCTGGAAAGGCCTCTGAACTGGCCAGATGCcaccagcagcaggaacagcacAAACAAAGCCCCTCCCTAGCTGCTGTGTCTCGGAAGGACCACTGACAGCACATGTGTCCGTGCTGGTGCCGTCtccccagccatggctggggaCCAGATTTGCTGGAATCAGGCAAAACACTCAGATGGATAGTCTTCTGCCTCTGGCAATGTCCTCATTCTAAAATGAGCAGGTTTAAATAGATGAGTTCTCAGTACTCCTCTACTTCTAAAATTCTAATGTAACAATTGTCAGACTGATACTTACGTTGAAGATTTTTCTAACAATTGTCAGACTGATACTTACGTTGaagatttttctatgtcttctcttcctcttcctctatgAGAGTAAATCTTTTTTGTAAGGAAAAGCAATCATTATTCACCATAATGATTCTATCTCCAAATCATttaccttccctttctttctctaaaagccTTGCCTGCCCAATAAGATAACTTTTTTGAGGACAGGAATTCTGTCTTGTTAATAGTTCTCACTCTTCCACAGTCCTTGGTCTTGAATGCCTCTGGGACTTAATACATTCTATTGACAGCCAGTCATCAGTGAGTCCTCTTAAAAGTGGAATGGGAGTGCAGCGTCATGCATTTAATCTATACTAATTTGGGAACATGGAAGTTGTagtccttaaacaaaatttaaaaaatctggaagaaaaaaaagtggagtagtaGGAAACACCCTTAACCTGCTGAAAGTATGGACCAGAAACCTAAACAATGGTGTTTTAAAGGCAAGAACAGGAGTAGGATACTTATTAGACTGCTACTAGTCATCATTGTTGAAAAGGCTGAAATTAgtgcaataagaaaaataaatggggtATAATTACtgcaaaggaagagacaaaactgTCATCATTTGCATAGGAGATGGTGgacaacctaaaaaaaaaagcccaagataATCAGCTGACATTTTGTTGGACGTAACGTGTGGGTCCGGGGAGGTGACTAGGTGCTGAGTCAGGAGAGTAGTACAGTGAATCTCCTGTTTGTTGTGCACCACCAGTGACTAGAGGGAAAATGGAGTACAGAGCCCTTCTTTAATAGCAATAGAAAGGAATAaactatcttggaataaactcaacGAAAGTTGTGTAAGATTTATGTGATTAGGATGCTCTTCTGAAGTCCATAAAATGTCATGTTTCTAGGGTATCATAAAGACGTCAGTTCTCAAATTAATCTACAAATTCAAGGCAACTTAACTCAAACCCCaagaaaactttttacaaaatctgACCAGCTGCcatcttttaggaaaaaatagaTGATAAAAACTACTAAATTTATGAAGCAGGAGCTGCCCTACACTGAAACTGTGTAGTGTTAGGGTGGGCACTGCCCATGCtggtctctttctcatctctatgCTGTGATCACTTACTTCTTGTGGCTagacatgtcttttaaaaaactttcattgaagatagacagatttcatgtatacagattcaggaacatagtgatactttccaccttaccctccctcctgcccacactcccatcccttattcttcccccctctcctatttccattcttattttttatgaagatctattttcagttaacattatactcataagattaaccctacactaagtaaaatgttcaacaactagtatgaagaaaaaaattcactgttcttcaacagttcaCACAAGGGCTatttaaaatcatcacatctcagggATTTTTCAAGATGGTGGCATAGGGAggcagcttgctgctctagtctgggggtggatagtttaaaaaaagtggaaggagtgcaatctcagggaaggtttagggagaaaatggtagaggaaactccatgcaaattggaTGGAcgctgtggacctatgtggagggtgtggacttgCACAGTTtgagaccccagcagctgagagcctcagcaccagctttggaatgAGGCAAGACCATACTGCAAcagctcaagccactggcaataaagctgtgggaaaagCCTGGCATGGGtctggcttggagctctgtgggggatgatgtacctgccaacctagagcaaaaaaaagtgggggagtTCACGTTTCTCTCTGCCCGACCTCAGGCACTGGCAtgctgtaactagccaagagagggcaggcaccattttggagatATGTAACAGCTGCTCCAGCTAGTGACCGTGAACCCAGAAACCAACCTAGAGGAGATGCCAGActctgggagaattgacagggggctgggtgcttgtggctgtgggagccttgtgtggtgggactgtgaaaacactgggctgtgtgggagggtgcaggcaaGCTCCAGGGAGGGAACACATCTTAGAGCAGCTTGATGCAGGAATCAGCTGCAGTGCATCAGCTGAACTCATTTAGACAAAGTCTTAGACATTGGAGCAGTGGGATGCTACGTAGATCTAATGACTCTGTAAGACAATACTTTTGTCTTTCGGCTGCATCCTTTCTCCCAAGGGCAGAGACAGTTCCTCGAGGGTGGAGAGTATATAATCTCATCGTTTCAGCAATGAGGAAAGAAATCAGTGGTAGAAGAGAGTACATCAAATCCCTGACACAATTTTGGAGAACTTCTGCCACTTTACTCTGGCCTTCTTACACTTAACCTCTCCAAATGTCCAGTCCCTTGTTATCTCGGTTCCAGTTGCACAGAGATTTCCCACAAGTGGGGTTCCTTTAAAAATCTGTGGAATGTGCTTTTCAAGGGAAAGAGTAAAGCGCATCTCGGTCTTGGTGACTAAAGAGGAAGGTCAGCTCATGGTACGTGGAAAGTGGCATTGATGTACAGTCTGTGGATTCCGAATCTATTACAAAGGAAGGATGCACTCTGGCAACCTGAATGAGTCGTCCCTACCTCAATGAGACAGAAGATGATAACCAGCATTGTGACCACTGCCGTCACAGATATTGCCACGATGAGCTTGTTGTGATAGCCGTGTTCTTGAGCTCCTTTTGCGAGCTAAGAAAGAGCACAgtttaaaaagacagaataaaGAGCTGGAAAATATGGATGCTAAATATTCAGAACCCCGTTCTTCAGGTGAGTGGCGTAAAAGATCTTAAAAGACCATACAAAATCTGctgtattatatataatcttGGTATTACTCATTTTCTCTACAGTGTGTTAGGTCTGCCTCCTAACAAAGTGTCACCGTCTTGGCAAAAGTTACATTACCGAGACAagatctggactgggagcccctggtcttcccgcgtggggtctcctaagtgatgggaaagtgcaggtctcctgtcctcaccttactcgactcctgctctttctgtccactcggggcttctgtactctcattgatataggtctcagtcctccactgctctgcgtcccattctttcttggctatcttttcttcctgctgctcactgaggagcttcatcaggatgcctgttttggagatgagcttggcacagggcagttgcacctgggcctcagagcagtccattttcagagtgcggatgacgtgagaaatgagcCTTCTCACGtccgtgttggggatgagggactgtagctgctggttcagctgaatttcaaactgttgcccctgggacagcatcacggggtaggtgaagcctgcgggcatggtgggggcttcagtgccctcgctggtgtattcccactgtgtttccttggtttggtccacagtcggcattaggtcgaactcggtcccagcagaatctgtagctgaaggatctgtgtgcattttgtcgccagggagcgtttcttcat encodes:
- the LOC138846327 gene encoding leucine-rich repeat-containing protein 37A3-like, whose product is MHTDPSATDSAGTEFDLMPTVDQTKETQWEYTSEGTEAPTMPAGFTYPVMLSQGQQFEIQLNQQLQSLIPNTDVRRLISHVIRTLKMDCSEAQVQLPCAKLISKTGILMKLLSEQQEEKIAKKEWDAEQWRTETYINESTEAPSGQKEQESSKVRTGDLHFPIT